From Echinicola soli, a single genomic window includes:
- a CDS encoding GH92 family glycosyl hydrolase, giving the protein MKNTINFGVLLLAYMLFGTACNSSTDVQEGEQPDGDSLLELVDPNIGSVHSRWFFYTPGALPFGMAKLGPSTNGSYGNKSGWEAVGYDGRHESIEGFANLHEFQIGGFLFTATTGKLYTVPGTLEKPDEGYRSRFDKEDEVATPGYYRVKLKDYDVTAELTATERVGFHKYTFPKTDSAHIILDIGNQLGESGKVKDAAVTFNDDNTIEGWVITYPEYVKKYQPDGEVKIYFSAVINKTPKSVGAFNGNDRKENQQSTTGIGSGLYMAFDTQEGESIEMKAGFSYTSLENAKKNLLAEAKDLDFEQAKTLAQKKWKEELGKIKISDPSKENKVKFYTGLYHALLGRGLASDVNGQFPENDGSIGQIPLDENGDPEFKFYNTDSVWGAFWNLTQLWTLVWPEYYNDFVQSHLAVYKNSGWMSDGLANSKYVSGVGTNFVGLVIAAAYQANIRDYDVELAFKAAYENEVKYENRNEGAGKTDLQPFVENGFIPYQPGWDTSPEGSAFSVSHALEYSFSSYAVAQFAKALGKDAAYEELMKLSRNWEKVYDEEIDFVRPRLASGDFIQDFDPFAPWVGFQEGNAWQYTFYVPHTPEALVEKMGDEKFVSRLDSIFTVSEKTGFGGEDIDAFAGLSYLYNQGNQPNLHIPWLFNFTSQPWLTQKWVRRICDVFYGVEEIHGYGLGQDEDQGQLGAWYVMSSIGLFDVKGLVETQPSFQFGSPLFDEVEITTASGKTIRITTKNNQEGNVFIQSINLNGKPYTQSHIGLDKLRAGAHLEIGLGNTPNKTLFEDL; this is encoded by the coding sequence ATGAAAAATACAATAAATTTTGGGGTTTTGCTGTTGGCATACATGCTGTTTGGTACGGCTTGTAATTCATCTACAGATGTACAGGAAGGGGAGCAACCTGATGGAGATTCATTGCTAGAATTAGTAGACCCTAACATAGGATCAGTACATAGTCGTTGGTTTTTTTATACACCCGGAGCCTTGCCATTTGGGATGGCTAAACTCGGACCGTCCACCAATGGAAGTTATGGGAATAAAAGTGGCTGGGAAGCGGTAGGCTATGATGGCAGGCATGAGAGTATTGAAGGGTTTGCCAATTTGCATGAATTTCAGATCGGTGGGTTTCTTTTTACAGCCACGACAGGTAAGTTGTATACAGTTCCAGGGACCCTGGAAAAACCCGATGAAGGGTACCGTTCCCGGTTTGATAAAGAAGATGAGGTGGCCACTCCCGGCTATTATAGGGTTAAGCTAAAGGACTATGATGTCACCGCTGAATTGACCGCGACCGAAAGAGTAGGATTTCATAAATATACGTTCCCAAAAACTGACAGTGCTCACATCATTCTGGACATCGGGAATCAACTCGGGGAAAGTGGTAAAGTAAAAGATGCCGCTGTTACTTTTAATGATGACAATACCATCGAAGGATGGGTGATTACCTATCCTGAATATGTGAAAAAGTACCAGCCCGATGGTGAAGTGAAAATTTATTTTTCAGCTGTAATAAACAAAACACCCAAATCGGTAGGTGCTTTTAATGGTAATGACAGAAAGGAAAATCAACAGAGCACGACTGGAATAGGGTCCGGGCTGTATATGGCCTTCGATACCCAGGAGGGAGAGTCCATAGAAATGAAAGCCGGGTTTTCTTACACCTCTCTGGAAAACGCAAAAAAGAACTTGCTTGCTGAAGCAAAGGACCTTGATTTCGAACAAGCCAAAACACTGGCCCAGAAAAAATGGAAGGAGGAACTTGGTAAAATCAAGATATCCGATCCTTCTAAGGAGAACAAAGTTAAGTTTTATACCGGACTGTACCATGCGCTTTTGGGAAGGGGACTGGCCAGCGATGTAAACGGTCAATTCCCCGAAAATGACGGGTCTATCGGACAAATACCGCTGGATGAAAATGGCGATCCGGAATTTAAATTTTACAATACAGATTCTGTTTGGGGTGCATTTTGGAACCTTACCCAATTGTGGACCCTGGTTTGGCCGGAATATTACAACGATTTTGTGCAGAGCCATTTGGCCGTTTACAAAAACTCGGGATGGATGAGTGACGGGTTGGCCAATAGTAAATATGTTTCCGGTGTGGGGACCAACTTTGTAGGACTCGTCATTGCAGCGGCTTACCAAGCCAATATCAGGGACTATGATGTGGAATTGGCCTTTAAAGCAGCTTATGAAAATGAAGTAAAATATGAAAACAGAAATGAGGGAGCGGGTAAAACAGATCTTCAGCCTTTTGTCGAAAATGGTTTTATTCCCTATCAGCCAGGTTGGGATACTTCACCGGAAGGTTCTGCATTTTCTGTTTCACATGCTCTGGAGTATAGCTTTAGCAGTTACGCCGTTGCCCAATTTGCAAAAGCCCTGGGGAAGGATGCAGCGTATGAAGAGTTGATGAAATTATCCCGGAACTGGGAAAAAGTGTATGATGAAGAAATAGATTTTGTACGACCAAGATTGGCCTCCGGAGATTTTATTCAGGATTTTGACCCTTTTGCTCCCTGGGTTGGATTTCAGGAGGGCAATGCGTGGCAATATACTTTTTACGTTCCCCATACCCCTGAAGCATTGGTGGAAAAAATGGGAGATGAAAAATTTGTCAGCAGGTTGGATTCTATTTTTACCGTTTCCGAAAAAACAGGATTCGGGGGGGAAGATATCGATGCTTTTGCCGGCTTAAGCTATTTATATAACCAAGGTAACCAGCCCAATTTGCATATTCCCTGGCTCTTTAATTTCACGAGTCAACCCTGGTTAACCCAGAAATGGGTGAGACGCATCTGTGATGTGTTTTATGGTGTGGAAGAAATACATGGTTATGGTTTAGGTCAGGATGAAGATCAGGGGCAGTTGGGTGCTTGGTATGTAATGTCTTCCATAGGCCTGTTTGATGTCAAAGGTTTGGTAGAAACGCAGCCCTCCTTTCAATTTGGCAGTCCCTTATTTGATGAAGTGGAAATTACGACTGCCAGTGGCAAGACCATTCGGATTACTACCAAAAATAACCAGGAAGGCAATGTTTTCATTCAATCCATAAATTTAAACGGCAAGCCTTACACTCAATCCCATATAGGACTCGATAAATTAAGGGCTGGAGCTCACCTGGAAATAGGCTTGGGCAATACTCCCAACAAAACCCTTTTTGAAGATTTATAG
- a CDS encoding glycoside hydrolase family 16 protein: MNQHILLAILLFIPFLAISQSDNNHRSFVENFEDPASNYFRYGSTGTKASFKYELGVNSPSEPDTKILSFKIDPEDSAGAGRGPEIISKDFTHFGTYSARLKVPEVRDIQPNIGAVVGYFTYHEDSLAGLSEIDFEWLPADPTVIYIGTWTGGHSGALKRIGRTINLAKGIIYETTYREGHTGTRTPLTGKQNQPETIAAIPDFDASSTFYTYGFDWFEDRIRWWIIHPDSGEKVVLWDYQGSKRGIPQNRTHYRMNFWHTDKWPVETNPQAIEKPLQPYEMEVDWMSYDPLKRSLE, encoded by the coding sequence ATGAATCAACACATTTTATTGGCAATATTACTTTTCATTCCTTTTCTTGCCATTTCTCAATCTGATAATAATCACCGTTCATTTGTCGAGAATTTTGAAGATCCTGCTTCAAACTACTTTAGGTATGGCTCCACCGGAACCAAAGCCAGCTTTAAATACGAGCTAGGTGTGAACTCTCCATCAGAGCCGGATACTAAAATTCTTTCCTTTAAAATAGATCCGGAGGATAGTGCCGGTGCAGGACGTGGACCTGAAATTATCTCAAAAGACTTTACGCATTTTGGCACCTATTCAGCGCGGTTGAAAGTTCCAGAAGTAAGGGATATTCAGCCGAATATCGGAGCAGTGGTAGGTTATTTCACTTACCATGAAGACAGTTTGGCCGGACTGAGTGAAATTGACTTTGAATGGCTCCCTGCTGACCCTACTGTTATTTATATAGGGACATGGACGGGAGGGCATTCCGGAGCGTTAAAACGAATTGGCAGAACCATCAACCTGGCCAAAGGAATAATCTATGAAACGACCTATAGAGAAGGTCATACAGGTACACGTACCCCCCTAACCGGTAAACAAAACCAGCCGGAAACCATTGCGGCCATTCCGGACTTTGATGCTTCTTCTACCTTTTATACCTACGGCTTTGATTGGTTTGAGGATCGAATCCGTTGGTGGATTATTCATCCCGACAGTGGTGAAAAGGTAGTATTGTGGGATTACCAGGGATCCAAAAGGGGCATACCACAAAACCGAACGCATTACCGGATGAATTTTTGGCATACAGACAAATGGCCAGTTGAAACGAATCCACAAGCTATTGAAAAACCCTTACAACCTTACGAAATGGAGGTAGACTGGATGTCTTATGATCCGCTTAAAAGGAGTTTAGAATAA
- a CDS encoding tyrosine-type recombinase/integrase: MAFSRHSFAIHLLDRGTDLRYIQQLLGHHSPNTTAIYTHASTKNLQNIKSHFDQLTNDNQLDINYLKNK, encoded by the coding sequence ATGGCGTTTTCAAGGCATTCATTTGCCATCCATTTATTGGACAGAGGGACGGATTTACGTTATATTCAACAATTGCTGGGGCATCACAGTCCCAACACAACGGCGATATACACGCACGCGTCCACCAAAAATTTGCAAAACATCAAAAGTCATTTTGACCAACTGACAAACGATAATCAACTGGATATTAACTATTTAAAAAACAAGTAA
- a CDS encoding VOC family protein gives MNKIFETYRPKGFGTMNGYLFVENPKELIDFLKNAFYAEELNRSTNPKNGDIANVILKIGSSCFMISQARGQFLNMRTAFYLYVENVDEIHKRAVEYGAKVEFEPADMDYQDRQSGIIDPSGNYWWISKRLVEKGYNE, from the coding sequence ATGAACAAAATATTTGAGACTTACCGACCAAAAGGATTTGGAACTATGAATGGATATTTATTCGTGGAAAACCCAAAAGAATTGATTGATTTTCTTAAAAATGCATTCTATGCAGAGGAATTGAACCGTTCTACTAATCCAAAAAATGGCGACATTGCAAACGTGATTTTAAAAATCGGTAGTTCCTGTTTTATGATAAGCCAAGCAAGAGGCCAATTTTTAAATATGCGCACGGCATTTTATTTATATGTCGAAAATGTTGACGAAATCCATAAAAGAGCCGTGGAATATGGAGCTAAAGTCGAGTTTGAGCCAGCAGATATGGATTATCAAGACCGACAATCAGGAATAATTGACCCAAGCGGAAATTATTGGTGGATATCAAAACGACTTGTAGAAAAAGGCTACAATGAATAG